The Rhodamnia argentea isolate NSW1041297 chromosome 7, ASM2092103v1, whole genome shotgun sequence genome contains the following window.
TGCTGATTACAAACTTTTTGGAACTGCAGAACCAAGGAACAAAAGGCACTCACGCTTGAAAAGGCACCGTGAGAGTATGCAAGACCTTCAAGTCTGATTGGAAATTTCACATCACAGGAGCCAACAATGTTCTGAATCTTAAAGTCCTGCCAGTCATTGAAAACCAAAAAACGCATTGATAACAGCAACAGCTCCACAAAGTGGCCAGTACGACAGGCCTGAAAAAATGTATATCAATgccagagagggagagaggaacgACAATACCTTAAATTTGGCAGGAAACTCAAGCTTTTGGATAATCCTTGCATACTGGAAGAAAGCAAAACATCTTCAGGTGCGATACTTGAGAACTAAATGCTATTCTAAACTAACCTAAATGGACAAATCACCATCACTGGGATAATTATATGCAGATTGCCATAAAAAACGAGATGCTGCCTAAAATATGCCAAATTGATGCTAGCTAAAACTACTTTAATCATGCCATTTGAAATGGCAAAGTACCTTTCTTGCTGCCAACTTTGATTGTTGTTCACTTTTGGCCCCGGTGCAAACCTGAAGCAGTGCAATTGTAGCTTTTTTGATCAAGCACAATAGCAAGAAAAGAGAATAATAGACTAAAATATTAAACGACAGGATTTCCCGTCTTACTCAAGATAGTAGTATTAGGTCaatcaaaaaaattccacaaaacaGATGCAAGTTCCTATGCTCAgtgggaagaaaagaaataaaataatcattttagaaAGAGCAGTTTGGATCATAACAATGACTAAAGTACTTAATCCTGGAAACACTGGTGAAGCAGTTGAGCATAAAGTGACAAGAAGATTTTAAAATCCTCATAATTGTAGGCATCGTTGGGCCCACATCCATACAAAATCCATCGATCAAGGACAAAAAGATACAAGCACAACCACAGAGGTATCTCCAAGATATATAAACAGAAATGTTAGCTTTAGTTTTCATCTTAACAACCTAAATTCACTTACCATCTTTCCAGAAGCAAAAATCAAAGCTGTCGTCTTTGGGTCCCTAATCCTCATGATGACTGCAGCAAAACGCTGCATTGTCAAGACAGCAAAGAAGTTAGGTGCTAACCTGAGCTTGACCAAATTCTGAGCACCAACTCTGTATTGGCCAGACCTTAAGCAGCACAACAATAGCAGCCACTATAGCAAGGAGAGGAGCAATAAATAAAGCCCATAACCATATCGAATGGGGCAAAACAGGGAGCAGTTCTTTTGCCATGAATCGCCCTATAGTGTGATATGTTTAGGAGAAGCAACTCCATTGGTTTGATTCACAAcacagttctttttttttttacttctttttttggagcAAGATTTACAACACAGTTTGCAAAGCTATATTTCTCAACATCCACCACCTCtaaaatttaattaacttaAGGGTACCACAATAGAGTAGCTCCTTCACAGAATTTCATGTACCTTTGGGTTATATTCAGCATTCCGAGCTCGCAACGCAATAGCTTTAAGATCCAACTTGCATTCCAGATTGACAGTCGAGACTATGTTCCTATGAACATATAATCATAATGTTATAATGATATGTCAAACTAGTTGAAAATCAGATGCTGCTGTCATAGCATCACAGGTCATTCTTGAGAGCCCAACCCATTCAGCATCAAACTACTTTCGAGTCAACAAACGGAAATCACAAGTTTGTCTCAATGGTTTAACAGTTGGAAACATTGGGAATAAATTACGAAAAAATGAGACCTGATACATGTCCTGGGCAGTCATTATGACATAGAATGGTCAAAAGAGCATCTAGTAGAAAGGATTATGCCATGACCTCATTTATCGAAGAAAGACAAAAGAGTTTAAATTCTAAAGTAGTACCGAGCATTGAACAAAACGAAACAAGCTCTCACATTAACTAAATTGCCATGTGCAGAACTATATTTGCTTCAgtaaaaaggaaacaaaagctTAATCCCCTATCTACTCTTCGATATCTTTCTAAAGGTACACTTTAAAAATATGGTCCagttgcaataaataaataaataaaccataAGTTATATTTTCTTCAAGTGCATTTTAAAATTGTGTACTCCATTCACAAAGTATCCAGAAGTAAACTCGGCTGTTTAAGAAATTCATGAAGCCCAGTAAACAATTGGCGCATTGAAGCAACCTGCAATGGCAGCTAGTACTCAAATCACCGCACGTGAACAATGAATGATCTGACCAAAGTTAAGTAAACAATGACTGACGACACATCCTTTGAGATGAGCACTAGAATCTATTGCGCAAGCCGCTTATCAACAgacttcaattttctttttaatgagcAGGAACCCTGGGATACGTGGTTCAAACTGGGCCCTAGAGCTGACAACTTATTTCCATCTTCACTCATACTTGCTAAGACCAGCACACAGGGATCTTTAATAGATTCCCAGTTCCCCGAAGGAGGGACACTAGGCAAAGTCCCATCGAGAGACAAAGAGACGCAGAGTAGAAAGGCAGACTTACTGGAGGGTGGGAACAATGCCAGAGGGATGGTTGGTGAGATCCACCGGTTGGCACCCTTCAAGCCCCTCTACTTGGTCGGCCATTACAGAACACTTACAATTCCTTCTCTCTTCCCCAAGAGTCTCTCACACGCCGATCAAACGAAGAAAAACAAATTTGGCTCGCGAACCTCTTTAACCCTAGTCGTAAGACTTAAAATTGAGTTCCTCCTAGTTAGTCTCCGCGAATTAGGACGAGCAGGGGGCAGAATCAAATCGACCCAGTTACTAATTTCTCGAGATCACTCGACCCGGTGCGGATCCGGGACCAGATGGGGGCTGGATCTGAACCAGCGCGTTCCCGAAAGGTGTTCGAACATTCAAGAATCCCAAATGGAAACCACGGAGACGCGAAGTCAAGAGCCGGTGTTCGGAGGACCCAAGAGGTGACAGATCTCactggggaagaagaagaagaagaagaagaagaagacagagcaGCGGAAGGGATCGAAGGGGGAAAATCTTTTCAAAGGAGGGCCTTTTATAGGTTTGGCATCGAAAGAGGATTCTGATttggatggagagagagtggcGATGTTTGCCTCCGTGTGATTGCGAATAAAGAGATCCAAATCGAGGAATCTGGTGACCAGGCGATACCGGGTCACGTGTCCAACCAGCTCTAATGCTCGAAACCTTCGCAAGGCCCATCAATATCGGAATAAAGAAATTAGGGACGACCAAAACGATTTCTAATAGGAGTTAAGATTTGGGATTATAGTAAAAGTTTGTGATCTTCTGATGTGTTCGCCCGCGTCATCttttaagagaaaaaataaattgaggaTAGATTTAAAAATGAATCCAAAATTAGAGttcttttagaccaaaaaaaaaaaatacaggacAGATTTGGACTCAGCCTAAAAAGTAAGGGATtctttctaacaaaaaaaaaaaaagtcggagTAGAATTAGGATTGGatcaaaagttgagaatttcttAGAGAATCGTGTCGTTCTTCATCAATTATGTGATCACAAAAGTAGTTGACATAGATGCGGAGGCCTCCTCTCGTGAGCTTTTTCTCACCCCAGCTGCAAGATAAAGTGGTGATACCATCTCTTGCACTCCTTTGTAACTAGGGTTATTTGAGCCAGTAGGAGTTAGAATTTTCCGGTCCAAATCAGGTTTTTGGAAACCCCAACTCACGACAACAATTGGGGTACTCCAACACCCTCAGCGATGTCGGACAAGGGGTGGCGACCTCGCCCGGCTTCTGTTGAGGGTTGGCGATGATCCCAAATTATTGTGCGTCAAGAGTGAGCACTAGAGCAGTATCTTTTGGTCAAGAGTTGCATCTGTTTGTAAAATAGTATGTCTATTCATATAAGTGCCGCAGGTTTTCACGACACATGtaaaaatgtgtttttcaaTCTACTTTCCAGCGAGTAAGTATGGAAAGCCTCTTGATGTTTCAATCAATACATCATTTACCTACATCAATAAACCTGATAACGAAGCACGTTCGAGCAAATCTCTCCGctcatttccaagaaaataaatcatCTTACCACACGCAACGCGAATGACCAGTTACTAGTATGGTAAAAGAGACGTTACAATTATTCCAAGTTAGTATGGGAACACACATGGTTTTGCTTATTCACTTGCTCACCACATAACTTTATCTTGCTAAGTTCATTAGCCTCCGCAATAAACCCCGGGGCCTCCGAAGCTGATCGTGTAGCCCTTCATCCCTCTTATGGTAAAATGGTGATTCTTGAAGCCATACACGTTGGATTTATCAACCCACTTCGAGATTTTTTGTGTAGGAAGCACGATGTCGCCGTTCGTGTCGACCCATGCGAGGCTTCGAAAATACGTGGCGTGCCCGAAATTGTCGTCGGGCTTGTGTCCGCTGGCCATGGGGGGACAATCTCCATTGCTTCCCGCAAGGCCGACTCCGCCCCAAGCTGTATGGAGGGAGCCATTGCGCAAGTACAAGAATAGCTCCTTTGGCCAGTAACCTACCTTTGTGGACGGACCATCGCAATGCAACCACCAGTTTCCAGTCTGTCTATCCTGGTCAAGAGAAGGCAAAAGAGAAACTTGCTCAGCAGTCTAGATATGGTCATGATGCTTGGTGCAGTGGAAGTTTTTGGCTTAAAAATGGGAAACAGCACTAACTCATGGACATGGCACAGGGTATGTAAAGTGTGAATCGTGAAAATATCTTGCTCTTACATGTATGCATACTGAACTGAACGAGAAAATCACCAGTTTAATCTTTAATCTACTGTATGGATATCCATTCGgacctaaattttttagttttgccaatatagtcataAACTTGGAATCTCGCCAAgcgtcctatgtggcatcgaGTCATCGCCGGGCGTCCTACGGGGCAttttgacgtgaacaatttatGGATCACCATGTTAGTAATTTCTTATGGCAATTGAATATAAAGGCTACAATGAAATTTCGCACAAAAGATTAAGACTACATCCGCACAATAAGTTTACAACTGATTGAGTAATTATTCCCATACATAACAtagtttgaaaaaattatattctTTGTAcatcaaaattacaaaataaggACTATAAGAGCAAATCTTACCTGGTCAATTCGGATTGCAAACGCATAAAGATCCCCCTCCATAAGTAGAAGCAGTGCGCAATAGGCGTTCCGGGGCTTAATTCCCTGTCTATCTGGATAAAGCCGCTACATAACAGATTAAAACATCCATCTCGATAACCATTACCCTGTTcatagaagaagaacaaggtTAGTCACCTCTAATTTCAATGTTGGTTTCAAAAATGAGGAGTTTAACTGCGGAAATGGTAATTGTCCTTAAAACTAACCATCCAATAAGTGAAAAACCCAGGAACATTATCACCGTATAATCCAGGAGTAACCTAGAAAAATAACCTCATTAGATTGCCCCATGGTTTTTTCagtcataaatttcaaattatcaACACAAATTTCCATACCTGCCAACCTGCTGCAATCATACTGATATGGTCCGGAGGGCCGGTTTCGATCCACATATTATGTGAACTGAATTGATCTTGAGCAACGGTTAGATTGTAGACGGTGGTTGCACCATGACATCCATATTTAACGTTTTCAACCAAATTCTCTCTCAAAGAAACCACCTGCAAAATTGTAAGATTTCTTTACCTCCTCATAACGGGgcgaaaattttaaaagttctACCTGCAAAtcacaatgagagagagagagagagagagagagagagagtacatgtTGATTAGAAGGAAGAGCATAGGACTCAACAGCGACTATAGACGGCATCTTAGGCACAGATCTTGCCCTtctcaacttttcttttgttactCGAGGAATGGGTACTGTTCCAACAGGACAAGGCTCTCGTGGTCCGAATTTGACAGATTTTTCATCCGGAGAAAACCCCTCGAACTTATCAAAATGTAAGTTGGGTTCCACctacaaaagggaaaaatcaaatAACCAAAAATCAACAATATTGACTTGAATAACACGTTCCATGTGGTAGCACTCGACTTTCGGGGAAAATTTTGACGGACCCTTACCCGAACTTTATGATTCTTCAATAGAGGGTGATCAAGCGTCGGCTGTTTATTGATAACCACGCAATCAATAATATCCCCTTCCTTTGCCTTCATAAGAGCATTAAACCCCGTGAATGTTTTCCCGAATCGAAAAACTTGCTCGAGACACGGTTAGGTATATCGTAGATTCTATAAAATAAcgtacagaaaaaaaaattcggagtTGACGAATCGAAAGCATGTTTACCACAAATGTCTTGACAGGTGGCTTGTTCGTGATTCTAACTTGTCTTTCCAGCTCTAATTCATCTTCCGAAACATTTGCCGTATCAGAAACTCTGAAAAGTATGAGTAGCAGTAGCACAAGTTTCATTTTCAGTTGCCCAATGATAGTATTGTTTGCTGTTTAGGCTACGTCTCCTTATTGACAAAGTGCGTGGCGGCCTCTTTCTAAGAAGGTTATAATTGTCTTTTGGATTTATTCTGTAGGTGGGTCGATGTCCGGATGCTTTGaccaaaggaaaaattgtctGGATGCGAGGGATGAATTTAATGTGGAAGGACCTAAGCGGCATCTAAAGAGCCAGAATTTGAGGCTAATTACTCGAGACCCCCCTGAACTTTAGCACTATTGCAGAatcgatttcaaattttgacaTGTTATAAGTTACCCCCATCAACTCCGGCATTGTTGCGGAATTGGCCCCGAGCATTGGAAAGTTACAGATTAGCACCCTAAGCTTTGATTTATTCTAGACAATGGACATTAGTTTTGTCAACATGGCCGTTAAGTTTTATATAAAAACGgacatattcatttttttagcttaatAACCTATATTATTCGGTTAATGGAGTTGAAAAATAGATAGGACGCAAGGCTGCGGAAATTTGTAAAACAAATTAGTAAAGGTCgttttgatcaagaaaatgaGTTTATGTACTTTTCATAATTGGAGGGTTACGGTCAATGGTGTCGACTTTCTGGGGGGGGTTTTGATCAA
Protein-coding sequences here:
- the LOC115737645 gene encoding TATA-box-binding protein-like isoform X3, with the translated sequence MADQVEGLEGCQPVDLTNHPSGIVPTLQNIVSTVNLECKLDLKAIALRARNAEYNPKVCTGAKSEQQSKLAARKYARIIQKLEFPAKFKDFKIQNIVGSCDVKFPIRLEGLAYSHGAFSSYEPELFPGLIYRMKQPKIVLLIFVSGKIVLTGAKVRDEIYTAFENIYPVLTEFRKVQQ
- the LOC125315962 gene encoding uncharacterized protein LOC125315962, which produces MKLVLLLLILFRVSDTANVSEDELELERQVRITNKPPVKTFVVEPNLHFDKFEGFSPDEKSVKFGPREPCPVGTVPIPRVTKEKLRRARSVPKMPSIVAVESYALPSNQHVVSLRENLVENVKYGCHGATTVYNLTVAQDQFSSHNMWIETGPPDHISMIAAGWQVTPGLYGDNVPGFFTYWMRLYPDRQGIKPRNAYCALLLLMEGDLYAFAIRIDQDRQTGNWWLHCDGPSTKVGYWPKELFLYLRNGSLHTAWGGVGLAGSNGDCPPMASGHKPDDNFGHATYFRSLAWVDTNGDIVLPTQKISKWVDKSNVYGFKNHHFTIRGMKGYTISFGGPGVYCGG
- the LOC115737645 gene encoding TATA-box-binding protein-like isoform X1, which translates into the protein MADQVEGLEGCQPVDLTNHPSGIVPTLQNIVSTVNLECKLDLKAIALRARNAEYNPKRFAAVIMRIRDPKTTALIFASGKMVCTGAKSEQQSKLAARKYARIIQKLEFPAKFKDFKIQNIVGSCDVKFPIRLEGLAYSHGAFSSYEPELFPGLIYRMKQPKIVLLIFVSGKIVLTGAKVRDEIYTAFENIYPVLTEFRKVQQ